A window from Chrysemys picta bellii isolate R12L10 chromosome 20, ASM1138683v2, whole genome shotgun sequence encodes these proteins:
- the LOC122172604 gene encoding CD276 antigen-like isoform X2: MVPGSGRPLPLLAAWGRCGVRTAPAGVPAPPPAGRVGALWGLIAAKSPVTAQFGGDVTLSCLFPSQPGMNLQHLTLTGQKEQVGAEALVVHSHYYGKDQLARQDETYRNWTHLDPEGLAQGNASLMLRGVRMQDEGIYHCHVHSELGGNLETRQLTVTQTSHILAKQTGIAGNAAGLGVCWVPLLSLCLVLIVPVL; encoded by the exons ATGGTCCCGGGCTCCggccgccccctgcccctgctggccgCGTGGGGGCGCTGTGGGGTGAGAACCGCCCCCGCGGgggtccctgccccgccccctgctggccgcGTGGGGGCGCTGTGGG GGCTCATTGCAGCCAAGTCACCTGTCACTGCTCAGTTTGGGGGGGACGTCACCCTGagctgcctcttcccatcccagcCCGGGATGAACCTCCAGCACCTGACCCTCACCGGGCagaaggagcaggtgggggcagAGGCCCTGGTGGTTCATAGTCACTATTATGGGAAGGACCAACTGGCAAGACAGGATGAGACTTATAGGAACTGGACCCACCTAGATCCAGAGGGACTGGCCCAGGGGAACGCGTCCCTGATGCTGAGGGGCGTCCGCATGCAGGATGAGGGCATCTATCACTGCCATGTTCATTCTGAGCTGGGTGGGAATTTGGAGACTAGACAACTTACAGTGACTCAGACCAGCCACATCCTGGCCAAGCAGACCGGGATTGCAGGAAATGCTGCAG GACTGGGCGTCTGCTGGGTCCCTTTGCTGAGTCTCTGCCTGGTGCTGATCGTACCTGTTCTCTGA
- the LOC101953361 gene encoding CD276 antigen-like isoform X2, which translates to MGKLRHRGGQAASEVHRGCVAEQGFESRTPESQSLITRHRSLPSRAATKTFLIHWLHFPILFIGKVQSAPDVVAHFGGDVTLSCLFPSRPGMNLQRLTLTWQKERAGAEALVVHSYYYGRDQLEKQDEAYRNRTRLDPKGLAWGNASLTLRDVRMQDEGVYLCHVTSELGRTSEPRELRVGATFSEPQLTFNLSSAGVTLTVHTGGGYPAATVRWLDEAGRDVTAEGATEQQVDEQGLYHVTSWVTVPPATHSTRLTFVLTPHVLGAPITRPLSLQLSPASPQTEK; encoded by the exons atggggaaattgaggcacagaggcgGACAGGCTGCATCCGAGGTGCACAGAGGGTGTGTGGCAGAACAAGGATTCGAATCCAGGACTCCAGAGTCCCAGTCATTAATCACTAGGCACCGTTCCCTGCCGTCCAGGGCAGCCACGAAGACTTTCCTCATCCATTGGCTGCACTTTCCCATTCTGTTCATAGGGAAAG TGCAGTCGGCACCAGACGTGGTAGCTCATTTCGGGGGGGACGTCACCCTGAGCTGCCTTTTCCCGTCCCGTCCCGGGATGAACCTCCAGCGTCTGACCCTCACCTGGCAGAAGGAGCGGGCCGGGGCAGAGGCCCTGGTGGTTCATAGTTATTATTATGGGAGGGACCAGCTGGAGAAACAGGATGAGGCTTATAGGAACCGGACCCGGCTGGATCCAAAGGGACTGGCCTGGGGGAATGCGTCCCTGACACTGAGGGACGTCCGCATGCAGGACGAGGGCGTCTATCTCTGCCACGTCACCTCGGAGCTGGGCAGGACGTCTGAACCCAGGGAGCTGAGAGTCGGAG CCACGTTCAGCGAGCCCCAGCTGACCTTCAACCTCTCCAGTGCCGGGGTCACGCTGACCGTCCACACAGGGGGCGGGTACCCCGCGGCCACGGTGCGGTGGCTGGACGAGGCGGGCAGGGACGTCACAGCAGAGGGCGCCACGGAGCAGCAGGTGGATGAACAGGGGCTCTACCACGTCACCAGCTGGGTCACGGTGCCGCCTGCGACCCACAGCACCAGGCTGACCTTCGTGTTAACCCCTCATGTGCTGGGGGCACCAATCACCCGGCCACTgagcctgcagctgagcccag cctctccccagacGGAGAAATGA
- the LOC101953361 gene encoding CD276 antigen-like isoform X1, translating into MGKLRHRGGQAASEVHRGCVAEQGFESRTPESQSLITRHRSLPSRAATKTFLIHWLHFPILFIGKVQSAPDVVAHFGGDVTLSCLFPSRPGMNLQRLTLTWQKERAGAEALVVHSYYYGRDQLEKQDEAYRNRTRLDPKGLAWGNASLTLRDVRMQDEGVYLCHVTSELGRTSEPRELRVGATFSEPQLTFNLSSAGVTLTVHTGGGYPAATVRWLDEAGRDVTAEGATEQQVDEQGLYHVTSWVTVPPATHSTRLTFVLTPHVLGAPITRPLSLQLSPGLLDPPASCLGVRLAVICAACLFIILLAVAFLHHLHQGPAGSRPWRKVEEEEEQKEISCPIPAGPSSEQAGAVS; encoded by the exons atggggaaattgaggcacagaggcgGACAGGCTGCATCCGAGGTGCACAGAGGGTGTGTGGCAGAACAAGGATTCGAATCCAGGACTCCAGAGTCCCAGTCATTAATCACTAGGCACCGTTCCCTGCCGTCCAGGGCAGCCACGAAGACTTTCCTCATCCATTGGCTGCACTTTCCCATTCTGTTCATAGGGAAAG TGCAGTCGGCACCAGACGTGGTAGCTCATTTCGGGGGGGACGTCACCCTGAGCTGCCTTTTCCCGTCCCGTCCCGGGATGAACCTCCAGCGTCTGACCCTCACCTGGCAGAAGGAGCGGGCCGGGGCAGAGGCCCTGGTGGTTCATAGTTATTATTATGGGAGGGACCAGCTGGAGAAACAGGATGAGGCTTATAGGAACCGGACCCGGCTGGATCCAAAGGGACTGGCCTGGGGGAATGCGTCCCTGACACTGAGGGACGTCCGCATGCAGGACGAGGGCGTCTATCTCTGCCACGTCACCTCGGAGCTGGGCAGGACGTCTGAACCCAGGGAGCTGAGAGTCGGAG CCACGTTCAGCGAGCCCCAGCTGACCTTCAACCTCTCCAGTGCCGGGGTCACGCTGACCGTCCACACAGGGGGCGGGTACCCCGCGGCCACGGTGCGGTGGCTGGACGAGGCGGGCAGGGACGTCACAGCAGAGGGCGCCACGGAGCAGCAGGTGGATGAACAGGGGCTCTACCACGTCACCAGCTGGGTCACGGTGCCGCCTGCGACCCACAGCACCAGGCTGACCTTCGTGTTAACCCCTCATGTGCTGGGGGCACCAATCACCCGGCCACTgagcctgcagctgagcccag GACTCCTGGATCCCCCGGCCTCCTGCCTTGGGGTCCGCCTGGCTGTCATCTGTGCCGCCTGCCTCTTCATCATCCTGCTGGCTGTTGCGTTTCTCCACCATCTCCACCAGGGCCCGGCCGGATCCCGCCCCTGGAGGAaggttgaggaggaggaggagcagaaagAGATCTCTTGCCCAATCCCAGCCGGCCCCAGCTCAGAACAAGCCGGGGCTGTGTCCTAG
- the LOC122172604 gene encoding CD276 antigen-like isoform X3, giving the protein MVPGSGRPLPLLAAWGALWGLIAAKSPVTAQFGGDVTLSCLFPSQPGMNLQHLTLTGQKEQVGAEALVVHSHYYGKDQLARQDETYRNWTHLDPEGLAQGNASLMLRGVRMQDEGIYHCHVHSELGGNLETRQLTVTQTSHILAKQTGIAGNAAGSCRLSLLAAGLGVCWVPLLSLCLVLIVPVL; this is encoded by the exons ATGGTCCCGGGCTCCggccgccccctgcccctgctggccgCGTGGGGG gcgctgtggg GGCTCATTGCAGCCAAGTCACCTGTCACTGCTCAGTTTGGGGGGGACGTCACCCTGagctgcctcttcccatcccagcCCGGGATGAACCTCCAGCACCTGACCCTCACCGGGCagaaggagcaggtgggggcagAGGCCCTGGTGGTTCATAGTCACTATTATGGGAAGGACCAACTGGCAAGACAGGATGAGACTTATAGGAACTGGACCCACCTAGATCCAGAGGGACTGGCCCAGGGGAACGCGTCCCTGATGCTGAGGGGCGTCCGCATGCAGGATGAGGGCATCTATCACTGCCATGTTCATTCTGAGCTGGGTGGGAATTTGGAGACTAGACAACTTACAGTGACTCAGACCAGCCACATCCTGGCCAAGCAGACCGGGATTGCAGGAAATGCTGCAG GCTCCTGCCGGCTTTCCCTTCTTGCTGCAGGACTGGGCGTCTGCTGGGTCCCTTTGCTGAGTCTCTGCCTGGTGCTGATCGTACCTGTTCTCTGA
- the LOC122172604 gene encoding CD276 antigen-like isoform X1 yields MVPGSGRPLPLLAAWGRCGVRTAPAGVPAPPPAGRVGALWGLIAAKSPVTAQFGGDVTLSCLFPSQPGMNLQHLTLTGQKEQVGAEALVVHSHYYGKDQLARQDETYRNWTHLDPEGLAQGNASLMLRGVRMQDEGIYHCHVHSELGGNLETRQLTVTQTSHILAKQTGIAGNAAGSCRLSLLAAGLGVCWVPLLSLCLVLIVPVL; encoded by the exons ATGGTCCCGGGCTCCggccgccccctgcccctgctggccgCGTGGGGGCGCTGTGGGGTGAGAACCGCCCCCGCGGgggtccctgccccgccccctgctggccgcGTGGGGGCGCTGTGGG GGCTCATTGCAGCCAAGTCACCTGTCACTGCTCAGTTTGGGGGGGACGTCACCCTGagctgcctcttcccatcccagcCCGGGATGAACCTCCAGCACCTGACCCTCACCGGGCagaaggagcaggtgggggcagAGGCCCTGGTGGTTCATAGTCACTATTATGGGAAGGACCAACTGGCAAGACAGGATGAGACTTATAGGAACTGGACCCACCTAGATCCAGAGGGACTGGCCCAGGGGAACGCGTCCCTGATGCTGAGGGGCGTCCGCATGCAGGATGAGGGCATCTATCACTGCCATGTTCATTCTGAGCTGGGTGGGAATTTGGAGACTAGACAACTTACAGTGACTCAGACCAGCCACATCCTGGCCAAGCAGACCGGGATTGCAGGAAATGCTGCAG GCTCCTGCCGGCTTTCCCTTCTTGCTGCAGGACTGGGCGTCTGCTGGGTCCCTTTGCTGAGTCTCTGCCTGGTGCTGATCGTACCTGTTCTCTGA